Proteins encoded within one genomic window of Macrobrachium nipponense isolate FS-2020 chromosome 8, ASM1510439v2, whole genome shotgun sequence:
- the LOC135223077 gene encoding uncharacterized protein LOC135223077 — translation MPIDQDDLIAIGLAVALRRKKRRSNGRLNLPDDAPPVNSDCNLLYVFVGDEAFALRPDFMKPYPQKDLNAENRIFNYRLCRARRVVENVFGIMASRFRIFYTAINLKLSSIEKVVMAFVVLHNYLRKTCPSKYSPEECFHRDDISIRIIVPGLSLDPNSVVGLKNGQGTRNYSQIAKEVNHGKKTSCKY, via the coding sequence ATGCCTATCGACCAGGACGATTTGATTGCCATTGGCTTAGCGGTGGcactaagaaggaaaaaaagacgaTCAAATGGGAGACTTAATCTTCCAGATGACGCTCCCCCTGTTAATTCTGATTGTAATTTGCTCTATGTTTTTGTAGGAGATGAAGCATTTGCACTGAGACCTGATTTTATGAAACCATATCCTCAAAAGGATTTGAATGCAGAGAACAGGATTTTTAACTATAGACTATGTAGAGCACGGAGAGTGGTTGAAAATGTTTTTGGAATAATGGCTTCTAGATTTAGAATTTTCTATACAGCAATAAATCTGAAATTATCAAGCATTGAAAAGGTTGTTATGGCATTTGTTGTCCTTCACAATTATTTAAGAAAGACTTGCCCTTCAAAATATTCTCCTGAAGAATGCTTCCATAGAGACGATATTTCAATCAGAATAATTGTACCAGGGTTATCACTTGATCCTAATTCTGTTGTAGGCttaaaaaatggtcaaggaacacgGAACTATTCCCAAATTGCTAAAGAAGTAAACCATGGCAAAAAGACTTCGTGTAAATACTAA